From the genome of Periplaneta americana isolate PAMFEO1 chromosome 15, P.americana_PAMFEO1_priV1, whole genome shotgun sequence, one region includes:
- the LOC138715078 gene encoding F-box/LRR-repeat protein 20 isoform X2, translated as MIHTNRNKLELARVFSDDDAQINKKLPKELLLRIFSYLDVVSLCRCAQVSKAWNVLALDGSNWQRIDLFDFQTDVEGPVIENISRRCGGFLRKLSLRGCQSIADGSMKTLAQLCSNVEDLNLNGCKKITDSTCQSLSRHCPKLQRLDLGSCSAISDLSLKALADGCPSLTHINISWCDHITENGAEALAHGCPKLKSFISKGCLQINDKAVSCLARHCRNLEVMNLHGCSNIQDEAVQQLAENCPRLHYLCLSGCSHLTDASLIVLAQQCHMLSTIEVAGCSQFTDAGFQALARSCRLLEKMDLEECVLITDATLIHLAMGCPRLEKLSLSHCELITDEGIRHLGTSPCAAENLTVLELDNCPLITDASLEHLISCHNLQRIELYDCQLITRAGIRRLRNHLPNIKVHAYFAPVTPPPTAGGSRQRYCRCCVIL; from the exons ATGATACACACCAACAGAAATAAGCTAGAG CTTGCAAGAGTGTTCTCGGACGACGACGCGCAGATTAACAAAAAGCTGCCCAAAGAGTTGCTGCTTAG GATATTCTCATATCTCGACGTAGTGTCTCTATGCCGCTGTGCGCAGGTGTCCAAGGCCTGGAATGTACTTGCACTCGATGGCAGCAATTGGCAGCGGATAGATCTTTTCGACTTTCAGACTGATGTGGAG GGTCCTGTAATAGAAAACATCTCACGTCGCTGTGGTGGGTTCCTGCGTAAGCTGAGTCTGCGTGGCTGCCAGTCCATAGCTGATGGCTCGATGAAGACACTTGCTCAGCTGTGCAGTAATGTGGAGGATTTGAATCTGAATGGCTGCAAGAAGATCACAGACAGTACTTGTCAGTCGCTGAGCCGACACTGTCCCAAGCTGCAGCGCCTCGATCTAGGCTCTTGCTCAGCAATCTCTGACCTGTCCCTCAAGGCTCTGGCTGATGGCTGCCCATCTCTCACCCACATCAACATATCGTGGTGCGACCATATCACTGAAAATGGTGCCGAGGCTTTAGCACATGGCTGTCCCAAGCTCAAGTCATTCATCTCAAAGGGCTGCCTGCAGATCAACGATAAGGCAGTGAGCTGCCTGGCACGCCACTGTCGGAATTTGGAGGTAATGAACCTGCATGGATGCTCCAATATCCAGGATGAGGCCGTGCAACAGTTGGCAGAGAACTGCCCACGCCTGCATTACCTCTGCCTGTCGGGCTGTTCACACCTAACTGATGCCTCCCTCATCGTACTGGCGCAGCAGTGCCACATGCTAAGCACCATTGAAGTAGCTGGTTGCTCTCAGTTCACGGACGCGGGTTTTCAGGCTCTTGCCAGGAGCTGCCGACTTCTGGAAAAAATGGACTTGGAAGAATGCGTGCTCATCACAGATGCAACATTAATCCACCTGGCGATGGGCTGCCCTCGTCTTGAGAAGTTAAGTCTGTCACATTGTGAGCTCATCACTGATGAGGGCATCCGCCACTTGGGAACTTCTCCCTGTGCTGCCGAGAACCTGACTGTGCTAGAACTGGACAACTGCCCCCTTATAACTGATGCATCCCTGGAGCACCTCATCTCATGCCACAACCTGCAGCGCATCGAGCTCTATGACTGTCAGCTCATCACACGAGCCGGCATTCGACGCCTCAGG AATCACCTACCGAATATTAAGGTGCATGCATACTTTGCTCCTGTGACACCTCCTCCCACGGCTGGCGGGTCAAGACAACGCTACTGTCGTTGCTGCGTCATCTTGTGA
- the LOC138715078 gene encoding F-box/LRR-repeat protein 20 isoform X1, whose product MIHTNRNKLEAAVRPWWVPSVGRNKKERSNFSVCTMKQSYMQLARVFSDDDAQINKKLPKELLLRIFSYLDVVSLCRCAQVSKAWNVLALDGSNWQRIDLFDFQTDVEGPVIENISRRCGGFLRKLSLRGCQSIADGSMKTLAQLCSNVEDLNLNGCKKITDSTCQSLSRHCPKLQRLDLGSCSAISDLSLKALADGCPSLTHINISWCDHITENGAEALAHGCPKLKSFISKGCLQINDKAVSCLARHCRNLEVMNLHGCSNIQDEAVQQLAENCPRLHYLCLSGCSHLTDASLIVLAQQCHMLSTIEVAGCSQFTDAGFQALARSCRLLEKMDLEECVLITDATLIHLAMGCPRLEKLSLSHCELITDEGIRHLGTSPCAAENLTVLELDNCPLITDASLEHLISCHNLQRIELYDCQLITRAGIRRLRNHLPNIKVHAYFAPVTPPPTAGGSRQRYCRCCVIL is encoded by the exons ATGATACACACCAACAGAAATAAGCTAGAG GCTGCAGTGAGACCTTGGTGGGTGCCATCTGTAGGCCGCAACAAGAAAGAGCGATCTAATTTCTCAGTGTGCACTATGAAGCAAAGCTACATGCAG CTTGCAAGAGTGTTCTCGGACGACGACGCGCAGATTAACAAAAAGCTGCCCAAAGAGTTGCTGCTTAG GATATTCTCATATCTCGACGTAGTGTCTCTATGCCGCTGTGCGCAGGTGTCCAAGGCCTGGAATGTACTTGCACTCGATGGCAGCAATTGGCAGCGGATAGATCTTTTCGACTTTCAGACTGATGTGGAG GGTCCTGTAATAGAAAACATCTCACGTCGCTGTGGTGGGTTCCTGCGTAAGCTGAGTCTGCGTGGCTGCCAGTCCATAGCTGATGGCTCGATGAAGACACTTGCTCAGCTGTGCAGTAATGTGGAGGATTTGAATCTGAATGGCTGCAAGAAGATCACAGACAGTACTTGTCAGTCGCTGAGCCGACACTGTCCCAAGCTGCAGCGCCTCGATCTAGGCTCTTGCTCAGCAATCTCTGACCTGTCCCTCAAGGCTCTGGCTGATGGCTGCCCATCTCTCACCCACATCAACATATCGTGGTGCGACCATATCACTGAAAATGGTGCCGAGGCTTTAGCACATGGCTGTCCCAAGCTCAAGTCATTCATCTCAAAGGGCTGCCTGCAGATCAACGATAAGGCAGTGAGCTGCCTGGCACGCCACTGTCGGAATTTGGAGGTAATGAACCTGCATGGATGCTCCAATATCCAGGATGAGGCCGTGCAACAGTTGGCAGAGAACTGCCCACGCCTGCATTACCTCTGCCTGTCGGGCTGTTCACACCTAACTGATGCCTCCCTCATCGTACTGGCGCAGCAGTGCCACATGCTAAGCACCATTGAAGTAGCTGGTTGCTCTCAGTTCACGGACGCGGGTTTTCAGGCTCTTGCCAGGAGCTGCCGACTTCTGGAAAAAATGGACTTGGAAGAATGCGTGCTCATCACAGATGCAACATTAATCCACCTGGCGATGGGCTGCCCTCGTCTTGAGAAGTTAAGTCTGTCACATTGTGAGCTCATCACTGATGAGGGCATCCGCCACTTGGGAACTTCTCCCTGTGCTGCCGAGAACCTGACTGTGCTAGAACTGGACAACTGCCCCCTTATAACTGATGCATCCCTGGAGCACCTCATCTCATGCCACAACCTGCAGCGCATCGAGCTCTATGACTGTCAGCTCATCACACGAGCCGGCATTCGACGCCTCAGG AATCACCTACCGAATATTAAGGTGCATGCATACTTTGCTCCTGTGACACCTCCTCCCACGGCTGGCGGGTCAAGACAACGCTACTGTCGTTGCTGCGTCATCTTGTGA
- the LOC138715078 gene encoding F-box/LRR-repeat protein 20 isoform X3, translated as MKQSYMQLARVFSDDDAQINKKLPKELLLRIFSYLDVVSLCRCAQVSKAWNVLALDGSNWQRIDLFDFQTDVEGPVIENISRRCGGFLRKLSLRGCQSIADGSMKTLAQLCSNVEDLNLNGCKKITDSTCQSLSRHCPKLQRLDLGSCSAISDLSLKALADGCPSLTHINISWCDHITENGAEALAHGCPKLKSFISKGCLQINDKAVSCLARHCRNLEVMNLHGCSNIQDEAVQQLAENCPRLHYLCLSGCSHLTDASLIVLAQQCHMLSTIEVAGCSQFTDAGFQALARSCRLLEKMDLEECVLITDATLIHLAMGCPRLEKLSLSHCELITDEGIRHLGTSPCAAENLTVLELDNCPLITDASLEHLISCHNLQRIELYDCQLITRAGIRRLRNHLPNIKVHAYFAPVTPPPTAGGSRQRYCRCCVIL; from the exons ATGAAGCAAAGCTACATGCAG CTTGCAAGAGTGTTCTCGGACGACGACGCGCAGATTAACAAAAAGCTGCCCAAAGAGTTGCTGCTTAG GATATTCTCATATCTCGACGTAGTGTCTCTATGCCGCTGTGCGCAGGTGTCCAAGGCCTGGAATGTACTTGCACTCGATGGCAGCAATTGGCAGCGGATAGATCTTTTCGACTTTCAGACTGATGTGGAG GGTCCTGTAATAGAAAACATCTCACGTCGCTGTGGTGGGTTCCTGCGTAAGCTGAGTCTGCGTGGCTGCCAGTCCATAGCTGATGGCTCGATGAAGACACTTGCTCAGCTGTGCAGTAATGTGGAGGATTTGAATCTGAATGGCTGCAAGAAGATCACAGACAGTACTTGTCAGTCGCTGAGCCGACACTGTCCCAAGCTGCAGCGCCTCGATCTAGGCTCTTGCTCAGCAATCTCTGACCTGTCCCTCAAGGCTCTGGCTGATGGCTGCCCATCTCTCACCCACATCAACATATCGTGGTGCGACCATATCACTGAAAATGGTGCCGAGGCTTTAGCACATGGCTGTCCCAAGCTCAAGTCATTCATCTCAAAGGGCTGCCTGCAGATCAACGATAAGGCAGTGAGCTGCCTGGCACGCCACTGTCGGAATTTGGAGGTAATGAACCTGCATGGATGCTCCAATATCCAGGATGAGGCCGTGCAACAGTTGGCAGAGAACTGCCCACGCCTGCATTACCTCTGCCTGTCGGGCTGTTCACACCTAACTGATGCCTCCCTCATCGTACTGGCGCAGCAGTGCCACATGCTAAGCACCATTGAAGTAGCTGGTTGCTCTCAGTTCACGGACGCGGGTTTTCAGGCTCTTGCCAGGAGCTGCCGACTTCTGGAAAAAATGGACTTGGAAGAATGCGTGCTCATCACAGATGCAACATTAATCCACCTGGCGATGGGCTGCCCTCGTCTTGAGAAGTTAAGTCTGTCACATTGTGAGCTCATCACTGATGAGGGCATCCGCCACTTGGGAACTTCTCCCTGTGCTGCCGAGAACCTGACTGTGCTAGAACTGGACAACTGCCCCCTTATAACTGATGCATCCCTGGAGCACCTCATCTCATGCCACAACCTGCAGCGCATCGAGCTCTATGACTGTCAGCTCATCACACGAGCCGGCATTCGACGCCTCAGG AATCACCTACCGAATATTAAGGTGCATGCATACTTTGCTCCTGTGACACCTCCTCCCACGGCTGGCGGGTCAAGACAACGCTACTGTCGTTGCTGCGTCATCTTGTGA